TGGGAATATTAGTATCACCTAACAAATCCGCCTTTTGATGCTCCTACTATCAGCTTCTCTACTCCAGCATGGGAAACAAAGTCAACAATTGCCTTTGCTAAATCGGTATCCTCCAGTATAATATCCTTGCACCTAACCTGTTAAATACTCAAAACTGAATAAGTGACTGATAGTTCCAAGGATTGCATCTCCTTAATTGAttacaaccatcttgcatgacaaCTATGAAAGAGTATTAGCGGATTGCAAGACTGACGGTCCAATGTTTCTCTAAATGAAAGGCAAACAAAGGTGAGACTCAGGATCTGACTTCTAGGAACAGATCTTCTGGATGTTTTTGGGACTATGGTTGCTCTAATCCCAGTGTGATTCTTAATTATCAAATCATTTGATGTGATTCTCAACCACCATTTCTTGATTTCAGGCTTCTTATCTGAAGAACATCATGGGCACTTCATATAAGAAGAGCAAACAATCTTGCATGACCAAAGATCCGCAAAAGTTCTTTCAGCTGTGGaataatttcatatttttcaaTCACAGGTAAGACTCCTTTGGTCTCATTCAATTAATGCCAAATCATTCAAGCAGGTAATATGCAAAATCTTAGATATGTAGAGATATCCAATGAAATCACCCTAGATTAGATGTTTACATAACTCTATtatgtttattcttttttttgtctTACTATGGATTTAAATACTGTTTCAATACAGGTTTCAGTGATCTTGTGGACCAAACCGAACCGGTATACCGGACGATTTACTGAATAAGATACTAAAAATTCAAAGGTATCGGGTTATAAGATATCAGTATTTGGGTCTGATCAGCAAATACCTATCAGCACATACCGAATCTAATCAGTATTCAAATTCTTTTCTCCTAGTATAACAGGACTTACATTTGTTAAGCATTTCAATGTACTAAACCGTTAGTGATCCATCCCCTCTTGTTTTCTTTCTTGGTTTTGACAATTTGCATAAACTTGCTTATGACACTAAAGCATGAATTGATAGTATTAATTGTTATACCGGATAGAATCGAAGCCAGTAGTGATTCATACTGTGCATTTGTGCAGGGGGTTACCCACATTTTTGCGTTTGCAGAAGCACCGGAATGGAACGAGCAGTTGACTGGCTGCGGATGTCACATCTTCTTGATGACCTGCTGCATCACATCAGAAAGAGAATGAGCAACAACCTGGGAGCACTGATGCTACCAAGAGCCAAGCAGGCGCCATTGCTGCAACAAAGCTTACCTGAAAGCTTGGTGATCACGTGGACGAGGAAGATGGTTTGGCCCTTGACGGCGACGTTGTCCAGAGCCCACTTCAGAGCGTTCTGGCTGCTCTTGTCCTTGTCGACGGCCACCGCGATAAGCGGGAACGACGATCGATCCGATCCCTCCGGCATCGCTCTTTTCTGGCaaagagaagaataagaagaagaagagatgcaaAGAAAAGTAGCAGAGAAGGTAAGCTCCTCTGCCCCCTCCTCTCCCTTCTCTTGGtacctctctttctctttctttgagGCCACAGGGGAAGAAGGAAAGCAGAAGGTCTTTCTCCTCTGCTTCTCCTTTCTGCTGCCTCTCTTCTtcccctgctgctgctgcttctgcacCTCCTTGGGAAGTGCTACGGCCTTTCTATTTGACTCGGATGGGCGTAGAGGGGATAAGGGGTGGCAGAGTTTTGCGCTTCACCTCTTGACCGAGTTAGTCCGTTCTAATTTTCGGAGCCAAACGTGCCGTTCTATGGAGCCATTGGCTTCCGATGGACCCAAATGCAAGACAAATGGGCATGCGACACTAATATAATAAGAAGATATTACCATTCgcaatcttttttattatttataattttattttaattttttaatttttttaaattatcttttttaaaTGCAGGTAAATATTTAGTTCTTCTTCCTTctcgtcttctctctctctctctctctctctctctcttcttttttttttctcggaTAAATATTGACGACGAGCGACGTCAATTGCAAGCAAAAAGATGATGTCACCTTTAATTACATCTATAATGAGTGTTTAGGGGTCAAGAACACCAATTACAAATAGACTGGAAATTGCTACCATCAAGTCCATAAACCAAAGGGAAAGAAAGCGCCATGCGCACTCAATCAACAGGAGGACCTGCCGATTCCATGCGTTGATGAGACTGACCATCGGCATCCGGCGAGCAGCTGGAGACGTTGAAGTCCGCGGGGGGCTCGCTTTTGCTCCGCCCCTTTCCCTGCTTGCTTCGTCTTCGGCTTTCCTCCCCCTTCTTGGCCGAGGAGCTGTCGCTGCTGCTCGCTTTGGGGGCTTCGAAGAGAAGCAGCACCTCCTCCCTGCTGCCGTGCGGGTCTTGAACGCTCTCTAGGGTGTCGACCACCTGGTTCATGGTGGGTCTCCCTTTAGGGTTCTGGCTGAGGCAGCGGAGCGCCAGCCCGGCCACCTCCGCCGCCACCGTGCTCGAGTACTGCCCTTCGATTCGTGGGTCCATTATCTTGGGGAGCTTCCTGCTGTGTGGCAGGAGGGGGCGAGCCCAGTCGACCAGGTTCTGTTCCCGAGCCGGCCTGCTCTTGTCCACTGCCTTCTTCCCCGTAAGAATCTCCAGGAGGACGACGCCGAAGCCATAGACATCGCTCCTCGCCGTCAAGTGGCCTGTGACGAATGAAGTCATGTGATTTATATAAAGAAGGTAATATTATTCTGCCTGCTAAAGATTCGTCACATAATATTCAACAACTCAATCAATTGGTACGTATTTGGATCTCTATCCCGAGGTCGAGGGGTTCAGTTTCTCGCTAGATGCCTAACGTACTTATTGTTCCTTTACTAATAACTCAAAGACATTCGGGTTAATTAATACATTATACATTGCACAAGTGATGAATCTTAGGTTCGAATTCAAGTGTGAACATCATATACGTGTCATTTGATATAAtaaaaactttaaaaaaaaactcaaaagtaCTAAGTTGATTGTTACcctattagatatatatatatataccctatTAGATAAAGTAGGGGATCACCCGACTAAATATAGAATGGCATTGGAACTAGATTTTGAGCAAATAAAGAGGTGGATAATGCATTACCCATCAATTATCATGATTGCACTGAGACTCAAGTAAAACTTGGGTTGTTCTTGTAGAAGACTCACCGGTCATAATGTACTCAGGAGCTGCATATCCTTGTGTACCCACGACTCGAGTGGAAACATGAGTTTGGTCTCCAATGGGTCCCTCCTTTGCAAGGCCAAAGTCCGAAAGCTTAGGATTATAGGCCTGCAACATATTGCAGTAGACACGCAAAAAGTAAATACAATCAATCATGCACTCAATCAACATAAGAAGCTGAGTCAGAGGCATCCACAATATATGGATAATGAAATGAATGATAGACCAGAAAGAACCTAAAGTAGAACTTTTGACCAAAAGATGAGCACAAACCGAATCTagcaaaatatttgatgtcttaaaatcCCTATAAATTATGGGTCTTTCAGCTCCATGAAGAAAGGCAAGTCCATTTGCAGCACCCAGAGCTATCTTCATCCGAGTGGACCATTGCATTGTTAGGCAAACCCCTGTTTCAAAACTGGAATCGGTTAACCAAGAAACCACAAATCCAAAAAGTTATCCGTGGAACATAATAACAAGTTATTATGATAAGCAAAAGATATCCCGATATTGCACATGTTTTGATACTTGCTATGCCTTTCATGCAAATCTACTGGCTGGCATCTGTACTTATTTGAAATGCAAATAAAATGATTCGTATGCATGTTGCTATTACTACACATTTTACTCTGGACATGTCATTGGAGATTAGTTCAGTGGGATTTTGTATTACTAATCTTTGGAGTTAGACACATCTTCAGCAGCAGTAATAGATTCTCTTCGCCAACATTGTTACAACAGTACCTAAAATTTGTAAAAGGTTCAAAGAAAACATCAGCTAGAATTGTAGTAAAAAGCTCTCTGTGACGTTCAAAAGAATGGCTTTCTGATATGGTAGCTGTTATGACAagctttgatgatagaatatggAGGTACTGATTTGACAAGATTAAATCCATGTATTGCTATTTTCTAGAATGGTAACTTATGATGGTAGAAAAATAGAAAAGATACTGTAAGAACTTTGAATACCCTTTATGCAAGTTATTCATTCGACCACTTACGTCGGAAAAGGTGCTTTTCAAGACTGCCGCAAGCCATATACTCATAAACCAGCAGCCTGTGATCATCTTCACAGCAGTACCCAATGAGTTTAACAAGATTTGGATGACTTAATTGCCCGAGATAATTGACTTCTGCCTGAAGAACCAAAAGGCATTCATTAGATCCAAAATTCGTTATGAAACTATCAAGCTTGATGAACAAATTTGTCTCGAAGTTATCAGATGCATATAGACAACAAATGTCAATAACTCTCAGGAATTTTTTGATGAAGTGCACCCAGGGAAACTCCAATTACAGTAATTAAGGTGCTCTTTCCATGGTGAAGCCCAATTTACTAACTTTGTTCTCCTAGAATTTTGGTCAGATATGTTTTACAGTAGCACATTTCATATTTTGATTCCATTGCACAACTTTGTGAAACCTAACTTGGCATAAAGTACTCTCAGTTATGCCATGACTCAATCTGATTACATGCCAAACAAGACCTTAGGTATAATAACAGTTACCAAAAATCAAAGCCTTAAAAGGAAGTAGATAACATAAAATTATTACTCTTCACCTAGTTATTGTAATTCTTTATTTGATAAGTGCTTCTTTAAGTCTCTGTAGATGGTGTTTACTGCAAACGATTTTGCAAATGATTCATTTCAAGAAAACCAAAATTAAGGAGACAGTAGATTGAGAATGCAGACTTCCTTGCTATTTGCCGGTTTATTTAGGTGTTTGAGATGCCATGGCAATACAGATCTAAGATTATTCAGGTAATTCTAACATGTCAAAGTTGAATAATTCAATCTATCAAGTTGTTGACACTCTTTGAACTATGTTGATTTAGACAAATCATGGAACCAATTTCAATATCAATCATGCTGAATCAAAATGAACATGTTCTGTTAAATAATGCAATAAAGAGATCTTATGACAGGGAAAATACCAGCCATTCCTTGTCCCCCTGCACGCCTTCTGGATTCAACTTCTTCACTGCCACTTGGGTGGACTCGAAGCCTGGCCTCACATTCTCATCTATAATACCTTTATACACAATTCCAAAACCCCCCTCTCCAAGAACTTGATCTGCACGGAAATTCTTGGTAGCTGCACTTAACTCACTATATGTGAATATGTTGACATTTCCGTATCCAACTGTGAGCCGCAAATCTTCAACATCTTTGGGAAGGGGCAGTAGGCTTACTACATTCGGTTGACATGGATCTTTCTGCTGATCTGCCTGTTGTGGCAATCCAGCAGCATTGCCTGTTTCAGCAGGCAAAGTTCAGATAAGATATCGGAATAGAAGCTCATAAGCTGTACAATATGCCACAAACAGGCTGATATCAAACATAAGACAACACCATATCTTTTTTTCTTCACAATAATCTTGATTGATTACATCTGCCACTCATTCGGCCCGATTGACATATGCAATAGTGTGACAAGATGTCcaaaatttttattcttcttttggacatttaaataaaagaaaattgataCAGGAAAATTCTGCAATACAAGGTAGTCGAATTGCTGATCTGAAAAGGAATGCATAATTTTTATCTTGTGAATGCTTTTTTGTTTcactcttttctcttttctttttgataGGAAGGTAttaaacagtgatttaaaaagtgctaggcgccaaggtacaaaaacgcccgaggcgctaagcactcacccgagcgaagcgaggcactaaaatatataatatataatatataatataattaataaatataattatttaaataaaaaatatactattaaattaagaaaatcaggtataaaatcacaataaataaataaatcataatagtattttttttattttttaaataaattattattaaataaataaaaattaataatattaaaatcaaaataatatattattaatctaataaataaaaatactattattagtatacagttagtagtatactgttaatatactgttaacagtatagtgagaagagtgtgagaagaccgaggctgctgaggcaatagcagcgggagcgggagctgcgagcggcgagcgacgacagcaccagcgagcagcgattgtggcagcgacgagtagcgacagtagcgacaacggagaagaaatcgcgatcgcgagtgttagggttggggaagtcggggaaatcgcgagagggagcctgatatcggtgatttagttggttcgattgaaccaactaaagcaccagagaCCAACCATACCTAGAAAtctggttcggtcgcttggtttaacctaggcgctcgcccgaagcgcccgatgcCTGGTctcaggcgagcgcccaagcggtgcctctttgaagcgaggcacctggacatgaagcgaggtgctcgggcctcgcctcgcctcgtccGAGTGCCTAGGTGAGCgctcgagcgcctattgaaatcactggtatTAAATGACCGTTAAGAAATGAATATGGTAGGGTGTGACGCAGAAAAGGTGAGAGAAGGGGT
The DNA window shown above is from Musa acuminata AAA Group cultivar baxijiao chromosome BXJ2-4, Cavendish_Baxijiao_AAA, whole genome shotgun sequence and carries:
- the LOC135610792 gene encoding probable serine/threonine-protein kinase PBL17, which encodes MGSCLSQDEQSNAAGLPQQADQQKDPCQPNVVSLLPLPKDVEDLRLTVGYGNVNIFTYSELSAATKNFRADQVLGEGGFGIVYKGIIDENVRPGFESTQVAVKKLNPEGVQGDKEWLAEVNYLGQLSHPNLVKLIGYCCEDDHRLLVYEYMACGSLEKHLFRRVCLTMQWSTRMKIALGAANGLAFLHGAERPIIYRDFKTSNILLDSAYNPKLSDFGLAKEGPIGDQTHVSTRVVGTQGYAAPEYIMTGHLTARSDVYGFGVVLLEILTGKKAVDKSRPAREQNLVDWARPLLPHSRKLPKIMDPRIEGQYSSTVAAEVAGLALRCLSQNPKGRPTMNQVVDTLESVQDPHGSREEVLLLFEAPKASSSDSSSAKKGEESRRRSKQGKGRSKSEPPADFNVSSCSPDADGQSHQRMESAGPPVD